In the genome of Mytilus edulis chromosome 3, xbMytEdul2.2, whole genome shotgun sequence, one region contains:
- the LOC139517680 gene encoding monocarboxylate transporter 12-B-like isoform X2, producing the protein MVNAEDKSIKESKIGTARPTDGGYGWVVVFAAFMMNFIVFGILNSSGILFVELSEELQAGKAATAWISSITFGTLFVSSPVSSALSIRYGSRIISIIGSLIAGIGFISSGFAESIYFLYISLGLVSGIGLGLVYLPFVVSVGIYFEKKTSFAMGISVCGTGVGTFVCSPIVEGLLNEYGWKGTTLILGGIVLNLAVFGSLLRPHVKHFDNNKNICLSKERKSHPDFYSVPQNVAYGINSNNFLFEETEKFLANKQTTPSAIYKSNSRLKEEGDLDNLPKEHTCTRILKSALSYYDFSSFKNFNFIIFLLSNFFIMLGMNAPYIYLPDRSQEKGVSKSESAIFISVIGIANMAGRIVVGWFADRKWVNRLLLYGTSMVICGTATIINPLDDSVEYLIVYSAIYGWFSGVFICLYAIILIDLLGLQKFSNALGIVIMVQGIASFIGPPAAALRLD; encoded by the exons ATGGTAAATGCAGAAGACAAATCGATTAAAGAATCGAAAATTGGTACTGCAAGGCCAACAGATGGGGGATACGGATGGGTTGTTGTTTTTGCTGCATTCATGATGAACTTCATTGTTTTTGGAATACTCAACTCATCTGGAATACTGTTTGTTGAATTGTCAGAGGAACTTCAGGCAGGAAAAGCAGCAACTGCTTGGATCAGTTCAATAACCTTTGGAACTTTGTTTGTTTCGa gTCCAGTATCCAGTGCATTGTCCATCCGGTATGGGAGTCGGATTATTAGCATTATTGGATCCTTGATAGCTGGGATCGGGTTTATATCTAGTGGATTCGCTGAAagtatttattttctatatatctcACTTGGACTTGTTTCAG GGATTGGATTAGGATTGGTTTATTTACCGTTTGTCGTTTCTGTTGGTATCTATTTTGAAAAGAAGACATCTTTCGCAATGGGTATTTCTGTTTGTGGAACTGGTGTAGGTACTTTTGTATGTTCACCGATTGTGGAGGGACTTTTAAATGAATATGGATGGAAAGGTACAACTCTAATTCTTGGAGGAATAGTTCTTAACTTAGCAGTTTTCGGTTCTTTATTGAGACCGCATGTAAAACATtttgacaataataaaaacatttgtttaagtAAAGAGAGAAAATCTCATCCAGATTTCTATTCTGTACCCCAAAATGTTGCCTATGGTATCAattcaaataattttcttttcgAAGAAACAGAGAAATTTCTTGCTAATAAGCAAACAACGCCGTCagctatttataaaagtaattcaCGTTTGAAGGAAGAGGGAGACTTAGACAATTTACCAAAAGAACATACTTGCACACGAATCCTTAAGTCGGCATTATCATATTatgatttttcttcatttaaaaactttaattttataatttttttgttatctaaCTTTTTTATAATGCTTGGTATGAATGCTCCATACATATACTTACCTGATCGATCACAGGAAAAGGGCGTTAGTAAATCTGAAAGCGCTATCTTTATATCCGTTATTGGAATAGCAAACATGGCTGGTCGCATCGTGGTTGGCTGGTTTGCAGACCGAAAGTGGGTCAATCGTCTGCTGCTATACGGCACTTCAATGGTGATTTGTGGAACGGCTACTATCATCAATCCTTTAGATGACAGTGTGGAATATTTGATAGTTTATTCAGCGATTTATGGATGGTTTAGCG gtgTGTTCATCTGTTTGTATGCAATAATACTTATAGATTTATTAGGATTACAGAAATTTAGTAATGCTTTAGGAATTGTCATAATGGTACAAGGAATCGCATCATTCATTGGACCACCTGCTGCAG CTCTACGACTAGATTGA
- the LOC139517680 gene encoding monocarboxylate transporter 12-like isoform X1 has protein sequence MVNAEDKSIKESKIGTARPTDGGYGWVVVFAAFMMNFIVFGILNSSGILFVELSEELQAGKAATAWISSITFGTLFVSSPVSSALSIRYGSRIISIIGSLIAGIGFISSGFAESIYFLYISLGLVSGIGLGLVYLPFVVSVGIYFEKKTSFAMGISVCGTGVGTFVCSPIVEGLLNEYGWKGTTLILGGIVLNLAVFGSLLRPHVKHFDNNKNICLSKERKSHPDFYSVPQNVAYGINSNNFLFEETEKFLANKQTTPSAIYKSNSRLKEEGDLDNLPKEHTCTRILKSALSYYDFSSFKNFNFIIFLLSNFFIMLGMNAPYIYLPDRSQEKGVSKSESAIFISVIGIANMAGRIVVGWFADRKWVNRLLLYGTSMVICGTATIINPLDDSVEYLIVYSAIYGWFSGVFICLYAIILIDLLGLQKFSNALGIVIMVQGIASFIGPPAAGWLYSKTGNYNTSFYAIGAVEIFGGLLVSFIPLARKYFIKQTLKLDSECEVIEIDTGDNF, from the exons ATGGTAAATGCAGAAGACAAATCGATTAAAGAATCGAAAATTGGTACTGCAAGGCCAACAGATGGGGGATACGGATGGGTTGTTGTTTTTGCTGCATTCATGATGAACTTCATTGTTTTTGGAATACTCAACTCATCTGGAATACTGTTTGTTGAATTGTCAGAGGAACTTCAGGCAGGAAAAGCAGCAACTGCTTGGATCAGTTCAATAACCTTTGGAACTTTGTTTGTTTCGa gTCCAGTATCCAGTGCATTGTCCATCCGGTATGGGAGTCGGATTATTAGCATTATTGGATCCTTGATAGCTGGGATCGGGTTTATATCTAGTGGATTCGCTGAAagtatttattttctatatatctcACTTGGACTTGTTTCAG GGATTGGATTAGGATTGGTTTATTTACCGTTTGTCGTTTCTGTTGGTATCTATTTTGAAAAGAAGACATCTTTCGCAATGGGTATTTCTGTTTGTGGAACTGGTGTAGGTACTTTTGTATGTTCACCGATTGTGGAGGGACTTTTAAATGAATATGGATGGAAAGGTACAACTCTAATTCTTGGAGGAATAGTTCTTAACTTAGCAGTTTTCGGTTCTTTATTGAGACCGCATGTAAAACATtttgacaataataaaaacatttgtttaagtAAAGAGAGAAAATCTCATCCAGATTTCTATTCTGTACCCCAAAATGTTGCCTATGGTATCAattcaaataattttcttttcgAAGAAACAGAGAAATTTCTTGCTAATAAGCAAACAACGCCGTCagctatttataaaagtaattcaCGTTTGAAGGAAGAGGGAGACTTAGACAATTTACCAAAAGAACATACTTGCACACGAATCCTTAAGTCGGCATTATCATATTatgatttttcttcatttaaaaactttaattttataatttttttgttatctaaCTTTTTTATAATGCTTGGTATGAATGCTCCATACATATACTTACCTGATCGATCACAGGAAAAGGGCGTTAGTAAATCTGAAAGCGCTATCTTTATATCCGTTATTGGAATAGCAAACATGGCTGGTCGCATCGTGGTTGGCTGGTTTGCAGACCGAAAGTGGGTCAATCGTCTGCTGCTATACGGCACTTCAATGGTGATTTGTGGAACGGCTACTATCATCAATCCTTTAGATGACAGTGTGGAATATTTGATAGTTTATTCAGCGATTTATGGATGGTTTAGCG gtgTGTTCATCTGTTTGTATGCAATAATACTTATAGATTTATTAGGATTACAGAAATTTAGTAATGCTTTAGGAATTGTCATAATGGTACAAGGAATCGCATCATTCATTGGACCACCTGCTGCAG GGTGGCTTTACAGCAAAACTGGAAATTACAATACATCTTTTTATGCAATCGGCGCTGTGGAAATATTTGGTGGACTATTGGTTTCTTTTATACCATTAGCacgcaaatatttcataaaacaaacattgaaatTAGATTCTGAATGTGAGGTTATAGAGATAGACACTGGTGACAATTTCTGA